tgagtttttccccttttctatgtgtttatgttgtgttagggacattcggggacgaatgttcttaagggggggagaatgtaatacccggctcgagtccggcatcggagttcctgtagtccggtggaatctcgggtgtcggaaccctcgagaagggtaatacatatgtggtctaaggtattttcacttgttttcatgttttgaagtgttcaaagcattgagttttgaaagaaaagcaacaagggagaaatgcaaaggttcggccgccgaaggtcactttcggccgccgaacattgcatggtttcggcttcacgttcggctgccgaaggtggtctggccagccacctataaaagggctaagggtcggtggaaggaggttatttctcctccacttgcagccagaggtgagtttcagcctctcccacgttgactttcatgttttccatgattttcatcaactctttcaagagttttaagagttttggtgacttttgaaggttttgagcaaaagaaccaagttttgaagcttggagctttggaagagcttttcttcatatctccacgttaggatccttcatcctcaagttgtttaagaggtaagtgaagatcctgagcttctttgatgattttgaaaggttttatgaagtttgtatgggtagtatgcatgtttaggtttaggtgaggtttttggtgatttgtggtgttcaagcatgtttaagtgttatgtgctatgtttgtttggggttttagggtagttttagacccctttgtgcatatatatgtgtatatgctagttgggagtagttgctatgcatgtttgtaggtttttgggcaaagtttgcatgaaacagagcagggttctgccctttgggcaaaaccaggttcggccgccgaaggaaggttcggccgccgaaccccttgtggaggcagtttcggctgccaaaggttgcccccgaaagctaggctttcggtttagaaagggactttcggccgccgaaagagggagttcggccgccgaaagtgtgtgagtttcgtctctggacgagaccttcggccgccgaaggtgccgccgaacatgcatgagttttgtctctggagtggggtttcggccgcctaacctgccgccgaaagtgccctgtccagctttcttttgcatgttttatgtgatggttttaggatcgtttagaggggtgttggggagtttcttagagatgttcttgagtgagtttggtccctcattggagtccacctgtgtaggtacggaccagaggaatcagggaagtcagcagtgagtccagtgtcagaacctgcagagtcagttcagagataactaaaggtgagtggaacttaacttaatgttttaatatgagaactgaatcttttatcatgcttcatgcatcatgactatgctatagggtgagtgcattagtgtacacgaatatgacgcattgcatctatccttgtacttggcatggctccttgtacattgcttatgtgagacggcacggacttcgtgaggatgcattagccctcagaggaaagacctggaacagccctacggggaccaggcacatggtactccggtaccccagatgagatagagggagttttgatccgtccggccgaagtgatgtgattacttgtgatgtgatgcatttcatgcgagcatgttttatcacctgtgattttattactattctactcactgggctattgtagctcatccctctcccctaactccagttgtgcaggttcagaggtcagagagaagtccgcagggtacaggaagagtgcagagtattgtaatagttagtgtggacatgtacatgtaaagaaATAAGggttatgtatagtgtatagaatggtgcttgactataagagttgtaatcccttgttcttttcacatgatcagtttatgtttacatatatgtgttgtatatatggaagaaccaggcttaacatagatGAGTTGAGCCGCCTTGAGCATAGAGGAGAGCTCTGGCTGGCGTTTTGTAGTACAGTGACAGTATGtgtacaggttaagccttggtatgaGAAAAGTGTTcatgtttacagaaaatgtgtgatcatgtatgggatttcacaggtacacagagttcatagcaggcttactacgggtcccggcgaccttaagtcgatctggatcctagtgccggtagcagttcggtttccgggctgttacaaggaggtcagctagagtaaagttatggtcatgtaatagctagcggtggacatgataaatattgaaatgtaataggtagtacagttatgtaatgaaatgatgatattgatgatagagttgtgcttgaccctagtatgttgtaatccctttatgagtacatgatctttttattgatgtttatgtaaaccaaacttaatgtatgtatgttaccccattggagcattgttgaggactccagtgtggggttaatgtttatgattatgtatagtgcatgcacaggttgagtttggtgatggaatgaaaaagaaaagttcaaaatttttatgtttgttgttgatcatgtatgggattaaacaggttcacaggatgtatgttaggcttgctacgggtcccggcggccttaagccgatctggatcctagcgccggtagcggtccgattttcgggtcgttacaaaatgcaTGTCAAATACAATCACGATTTGATCAAACTGACATGGAATGGGAaagaaaatcaattttaatggGGCGGTGAATAGCACAAAAAATAGAGGATTAATTACAGTACTTGTCTAAAATGAGGAAGGAACGGTCCTAAGCTGAAGGTGCAAGAGATTCATAAGAATAATTGACTCTTTAATTCTAGAAGTAATAGCAACAAGAAAGGTCGCTAGTGTAGCATCTAACTATAAGGTCCAAAGAGTTTATATTGAAGGAGATTTTATAAAAGTcgttcaaatttttaaaagaaactaAACTTAGTCTAGCAATCAAGGGATAATAACactctaatttttttatgataaattatttaaatattatttttagttatatCACTAGAAAGAAGAATAAAACAGCTTATTATTTAGAAAAAGACACTaatcaatgatttttttttatataatttttgacttaattaaattttatatattctattttatgttggaatataattcttaaaaaacaaaaaaaaaaggtagtTTTCAAAGGACATTAGTGGAgaaggattttttttaaaattaatttatgaagaaattaaaatcaaattaattgaaTACTTACATCGttaacttaataaaatttatatttaaataaatttaaaaaattttaaattttattttacgatcttcaattcttaattataaaaagaaGTCAAATTAATTGGATGTGACATGCGGACATGCTTTTTCTGCCATTATATAAAGTTTTTTTCGAGACAAGTCTTATTTTGTATTTATTcttaatttacaaaatttttaagtgtattttatttgaataaaaaaacaaaattaattatcCTAAAAAAGTTTAGTTTGCatgcattatttctttttttttttttttcattcgcTCCATTAAATtcaccttttatttttttttttcaactctgcattcaatcaaacataacaatatttttaatcctttaaaatatcaatttaaacctataattttaaatacatgcttctaaaaaataatataattttattgtacttttacaaataattaaagggagaaatttatagataattaaaaataatttagattgtgaatcaatattaaattaaaatacttaaatttgtaaagagaaaagaaaaatataatggGTGAATTAATTGtgaaaactaaaagaaaaaagattaaaaaaaaaaagaagaaaaaagcatTCAAGTGAAATTTAATTGAAGTTCGTTTAGAAATATTCTATATATTGCTCTTACTCATAAGTGAATCACTTATTCCTAACTTCATTCAAtttctcattaaaaaaaaataatagattttgTAGACCGTGACAATACTCCACCAATTCTTTAGATTGTGACAACACTCCACCAATTTTAACTCCACAAGTATCATATTTAACCTCAAACAGTCTATTAAAATCGAATAGAGTAAGAATAGAGACAAAAATAaacttatctttaatctctttaAAACTCTAGTTGGCAGCGTCTGTCCACATAATTTTTTGCACTCTCTTTCTTTAAGCAATTTGTGATAGGGACAACAATACTACTGAAATTTCTAATAAACCGTCGATAAAAAATAGTAAGACCATAAAAGCTGCGAACTTTATAAATAGATTTGGGATGAGCCAATTCCGTATTGTTTTTACCTTCTTCTCATTAATATGTATTCCTTCTGTACTAACAACGAATTTCAAAAACAGAACGCGCTCCGTCATATAAATACACTTCTTAAGATTAATAACCAATTCATTTTCTTGTAACGCTGTCATGACTTGATAAAGATGCCATAAATGTTTTTCTTTGCTgtgattaaaaatgaaaatgtcatcaaaataaacaataacAAATTTACGTAAAAAAGGACACAAAACCAGATTCATGAGTCACATAAAAGTGTTAGGTACATTCGTCAAATCAAATGACATAATCAGCCACTCATACAAGTCTTCATTAGCTTTGAAGGCGGTTTTTCATTCATCTCCCTACTTGATTCGTCCGATTAAATTCCTTTGCTTTgtacaataaaaatttaagtctaaaaattaaaataataataataatttaatactaaGAAAGCACACAAAAAAagtaatttgaattataaaatttctccAAAAATTAATCATGCAATTAGATCTATTGGAACCCATCATCATCCATCTGCAAACTTTCTCTATCTCCTTTCAGCTATCTAGGGGTGAGTACTATTCGGTTTAAACTgaaataaccgaccgaaccAAACTGAACtaaaaatttggttcgattttatttttaattcgattcggttcagatttaattttctaaaaaatcgatgatttcgattcgattcaattttatattcaaaaatttcgattagaccgaaccgaaccgaaatcactaaACTACATCGTTTTGAAATGTACCCTTATATTTGCCCTAAATCTAAAAGCCTGATGCTCGGTCTAAAGTGTAACACCGAACCGAGGAGCGAGCCTCACCTCACTGTTGCTCTCTGGTCTCTCTCTCCACACAATCGTCGGTGTCGGTCGTCACTCTCTACGGAATCGTCGGCCATCGCTCTCCAGTCTATCGGCTCTCCGCACCGTCAACAACTTGGTTGCCCTCGGTCTTCCTCGGTCCTCCTCGCTCCTCCCTCCTCCCTCCTCCCTCCtcgtccccgtccccgtccccgtccccgtcctcagtattgattttttattgtaaaaattaaaattaaaatattttaattggattttagaatgaatgtgaaaaaaaaagtttaaaaatcgaatcgaaccgatcgaactgatcaaaccgaactgaaccaaattggttcggttcaattcggttattcctcttattcgattcgattcgactTGTGTAAAATTCTGTAATTCGATTTTCggttatttcaattcaatttgattttgaaccgaaccgaccgaatgatcACCCTACAGCTAGCCCGTTAAGGGACTACGTCAGTGTTCCATCTCCCATCTATAACCATAACTTATCCACAACCTGGTTTACACAAAGCATCATTCGTTTCATCGAAGGAGCAGATGGAGAGCCTAGCTATGGTTGATGCGGTGGTTATGTTTCCGTCACCGGCCATAGGCCACTTGATATCTATGGTAGAGTTTGGCAAGCTCATTCTTACCTTCCAACCTTCTCTTTCCATTCACATACCCATTGTCTCCGCCCCTTACAGTGCCGGCTCCATTGCCTCCTATGATGCTGATGTCGCTGCCACCACTCCCTCAATCTCCTTCCACCGTCTTCCCACCATTACCCTCCCTTCCTCCACCAACACACATTATGAAACTCTCATCTTTGAAGTCCTCCGTCTCAGCAATCCTCATGTCCACCAAGCccttctctccatctccaaaacCCACAAAATTAAAGCCTTCATTATGGATTTCTTCTGCTTTTTTTCTCTATCCATTGCCTCTCAACTTAACATCCCCGGCTATTTCTTCTTCACTTCTGGTGCTGGGTGTCTTGCTGCTTCCATGTATTTTCCGACCCTTCATCAGACCACCACCAAAAGTTTCAAAGACATGAACACCTTTCTTAATTTGCCGGGTCTCCCACCAATATCTTCCTCCAATTTTTCATCGGTAGTAAGTGATCGCAACAACAAAGCCTACGAATATTTTCTAGACATGGCCTACTGCTTTCCAAAATCAACAGGAGTTATAGTGAACACCTTTGCAGTGCTGGAAGCCAGAGCTCTTAAGACTATATCAGATGGACTCTGCATACCTGATAGTACAACACCACCTGTTTATTGTACTGGCCCACTCATTGCGACCAACAATCAAACAGATGGTGACACCGAGTGTTTAAACTGGCTTGAGTCGCAACTGAGTCAAAGTGTTATCTTTCTGTGTTTTGGAAGCTTGGGGCTGTTTTCAATGGAACAACTGAGAGAAATAGCCAGTGGGTTGGAGAGAAGTGGCCAAAGATTCTTGTGGGTAGTGCGTAATCCACCTTCTGATAGCGAAAGTTTAGACATCTCAGCTCTGCCAGAACCAGATTTGAACTCATTGCTTCCTGATGGTTTTTTGGATCGCACCAAGGAGAAGGGATTGGTGGTGAAATCATGGGCTCCCCAGGTGGCAATATTGAATCATAAGTCGGTAGGCGGGTTTGTGACTCACTGTGGATGGAACTCGGTGCTTGAAGCCGTGAGTGCTGGAGTTCCGATGGTGGCTTGGCCTCTATACGCAGAGCAAAAGTTCAATAGGTTGAAGAAATGAAAATTGCTTTGCCAATGAAGGAAGACGAAAACGGGTTTGTAACTGGGTTGGAGGTGGAGAAGCGAGTTAATGAGTTGATGCAGTCGGATTCAGGTAAGTCGGTTAGGGAGCGAACCATTGCTATGAAAAACGCAGCAAAGGCAGCACTGAGTGAGGGTGGATCTTCGCGTGTTGCAATGTCTAGACTCGTCGAGTCATGGAAGCATTAACGAGTTGAGTCAGATCGGACATCAACCGTGAAATGTCATAGCCACCCTTTCCTATTTGGAGCAAACATGGCCCCATTATTTATTCTTGAAGCTTAAACCCTAAGAGAAAATCATTATGCTTGAATCGATTTTGAGGCCCTATGAGTTTGAGATCAACTTAATAaaacaacaattttttttaaaaaaaaagggaaatttCATGATTTATTCAATTAGacgtaattaaaataaattgaaatttaataaattagtcatgataaaattttattttatcctcatcatgaaattcaattttctttagtaatcattaaatttaattattagtttGATAATCATTGGTGtaattctttatttattatacAATTTATATTACTTAATGAAAAGTTAGTTGCTCGGTTTCAATGTACAATTCTAATTAAGAatcaaaatttgaattcaaactAAATATttgattctttaatttttaagaattatattaaaaattaaatttcaattttaatttagaatttttaattttaatttttaaaaataaagttgtaatatttttatatttattttaaaatagtaaataattagcattaaaataataataataataataataataataataataaaatattatatacaattctctACTAATATATGATTCacccatattattaaaaattataaaataattaatatatttatagatGAAATAGTAAATATATACATACAAACATCTTTATATAatctattaaattataattaacaaattaaattatttaaatcatatttGTTAAAAATCTctaataactaattaaattatataattattttataatattattaataactaaataattaaaagagtgaCTTATATAAATTacacaaataatttaatttataaaaacaaaTCGATAatcttaaatataaaaataagcaaaaaaaagtatacatatatatataatgaattaaatttttattaaattttaaataactaaaaaataactatagttatttatattttaacatatttataattttttacgatatgttatttaataatttataaaatttaaattcaaattctttaaataaaattatatattttaataatataatttataaaattatattaaaattatataaaatataaaacatattattaaaactatataaattataaatatttttattttatcaatattattaagattatatgcaagatttcaaatcaaattaaaattttatattaaaattgaaaaagaatcgatattataaaaattaaaccatttcaaacttgaatttatttaatttttaattctaattctTCAAAAGAATCGAAACTGTATTAAATACGTactgaaaattaattatatatatattaataatttttataatttaaccaTTTTTCAAAGTTTTTGCTCCATTAAAAAATTTCCTGATCATGTATAGCAATAACATGGATGGTCACAAATTGAATAACGGATAAGTTGATCAGAACAAAAGGAAAACACCCAATTTGTTCCTCTGCCATTAACATCTTGTTTAGGAGAAAACAAAGTGatagaattcaattcaatcgTGCTAAAAAGATCCATGAATTCACATGTTCGGATACTGAAATAATAGAATCCAATTAAATATCAGTCTTTGAAATAATTGAAATGTCAACTGAAATTGAAAAAAAGATGCTCACATCTGTATAATGCTGCATTATTTCAGAATAAGTACTACAGGAATATTTACCTGATTGTTGGACTGCTGCAAAGTCATCTTTAACTGGGAGGGACTGCAACACAGGGAATATCAGAAATGATAGGCCAGTAGTCTCCACCTTTATCTTTTAAGCAACGGTCCAGCAGCAGAGGGCAGCTGTGAATTGATAGGCCTTCAAGTGTAGCAGGAAGGCCCTCAGCTGGGAAGGACTGCAGTTTTGGGCACCGCCAAATTGATAAAGTTTTAAGAGAGGTGAGCTTTTGGATACCCCTGGATATGGATTTTAGATTCTCGAATCTAATAATGTATAGGTAGGTAAGAGCAGTGGGAAGCAGAAAGCCGTCGTTATCTGGAAAGGAAATAATATCTCCAGTTGAGTCCCCGTCCAGAGCCAAACTTCTAAGAGAGGCGAGTCTGTGGAGTCCCCACTCTAGCATTGGCTGTTTCATATTCAAGCACTGCCGAATATGAAGGGACGTTAGGTTAGGGGGTAAACAACCTTCTCCTAAGGTCTCCATACCTTCACATTCTGATATATCTATAGATTGAAGGGAAGTGAGGTTTTGCATCTGATTGGGTAGAGACCTCAAATTTTTGCACCAGGAAATTTGAAATGACACAAGATTGGGGTTGGGCAATCCCATCTTTGGGAACAACTCTAATTGATGACAGTTCCATATTTCTAACTTTTGGAGACTCTGAAAGTCTTGCATATGATTGGATAGAGACCTCAATCCTTCACAGTGAGCTATTGTTAAAGAGATAAGAGAAGGGAGAGGCAATTCCTTCCCTGGAAACGACTCTAATTGAGGACACTCCACTATGTGTAATTCTGTAAGATGAGAAAGCCCACAGTATAGCGAGTTTAAAAATTGTGGCGTCCAGTTGTGAATTCGAAGAGTCTTAAGGGAATATGGAAACTTTCCATTTGAAGAGCATCTGAGGGATTCACATCCAGAGATATACAATTCCTCGAGATGAGACGTCTCGCCACTGTAATTACTAGGACACACAATTCCTTCCGACATAGACTCCAAAGATTCACAGCTCGAAATAAGAAGACTTATCATGTTGTGCGGCAAACCCCTTGTTGGGAAGGAGACTAAACTTCTACATTCCCTTATACTCAAATATTTGAGAGATTTGAGGTCTTTCAGTCCACTTGGCAACTCCTTCAGATTTGGACACTCAAATATTTTCAAAACTTCAAGATTGCAAGGCAAAAGCCCTGGCTCTCCATCTACCAACGACACAAGCGCATCACATAACTTGATTTCCAAATACTTTAGACGAGTAAGACTGGTGGCATTAGTCACACTCCTGATTTTACATTTTGCAAAATGAAGTCTTGTAAGTGATGGGAGCACTTTTGGTAATTCAACCAAAAGCGGGCAATCAACGATAAAAAGATTTTCCAGTGAAGGAAGGGAGGTGGGCAATTTTCCAACCAACTTGGGACAATTTCGTATTTGGAGGTGATGGAGCTTAGGAAATTTTGGCACAGAATCTTCAACCAGACCATTAGACCAAGCCCACAGCTCCCACTCACCCATACTTCTAATCTCTAGTTCTTCCAAACAAGAAAAACATGAATCATCCTCATAAAACTCAACACCCACTTCTTTCATTCCACTCATATCTCCTATGCTCAACTTTTTTAATGACTTTAATCGTCCAAGTGGTGGCAATGATGTCATTTGGCGACACTTCCATAGCTCCACCTGCACCATGCCAGAGAATGAACGCTCACCTATCCATGATGGGAATTTCCTACCACCAAATGATGTAATTGATAGCCTTAACAGACTTTGATGTGGCTGAATTGAGTCGAGAACTTGTTCTTCATGACTTGACTTTCTCGAATCATCAAAATGTTCATCAGCTTCAGCCCATTCCAAGTGCAACTCAGTGATACCAGGGTTATCCTTCAAATTGGCAAAACCCGCATCTCGAATATCTTCAACTTCCACATTCTCTAAACTTGTAATATGAAGCTGCCCCCGCAGATCACAAAGTTTCTTCAGCTCTGTGATCCGTCCATTGCTTTTCCCCACGATAAATTTGGTCAACACGCAGAGACTAGTCAAATTACCAATATGTGGTGGCATCTCTTTCAATTTCCTTGTGCCAATAATGTCAAGATGCTGCAAGTTGAGTAAATTGCATATGCCTTTAGGTAACTCAATAAGCTCATCACAATCACGCAATATTAATGTCTGTAAGTTGAAGAGTTTATCCACTGATTCAGGCAATCTTCTGATTGGAGTACGAGATAGGTTAAGGTAGCGTAAGTGCTTTAAGTCACCAATAGAATTTGGCAACCCCTCAATGTAATAACCAGCTAGAGATAGTGACCTTAAGCATTTTAATTTTGGCACCAACTCATGCACCACCTTACTAGTAATGTAGCATCTAATCCAATCCTTCCGCATGGATAAAAATGTCCGCAAATTCTTCATTCCATAGAAGCTTTGAAATCTTTGAGCAGTGTCTGTATAATGAGGAATAAATGATGAATGTCGAATCTTTGCATATGGTTTTGTACTCTCCAACTTATCAACCATATGTAAACATGTTTCCCCACTAACATAGCAAGCTAACTCAATAATTAGGTCATGCATTAAATATTTGGATTTATCATCAATCGATTGTTGAAAAAAGGATCTTGATaataaatcatcaaaatattTACGACCCAAATCTTCACTATCCTTCATTTTCTTCTTGTCATACAAGAAACCCTCAGCCATCCACAGCAAAACCAATTCATTCCTATCAAACTCGCGATCCTTTGGTAATATTGCGCAATAAGAGAAACATCGCTTCAAATGAGGTGGAAGATGAAGATAACTCACTCTCAAGGCTGGAAGGATATTGCTCTTGTCGTCTGGTAACTCCCATATCTCATTCCTCAACACTTCCTTCCACAAATCAGGATTCGGTTTACCCCTTAAGATGCCTCCAAGAGCTTTTGCTGCCAAAGGTAATCCTCCACATCTTTTGACAATCTCCTCACCCATTTGTTTCAGCTCCAAGTGCGCGTCAAAATTATTTGCTCCCAAAGCATGCTGGGCAAACACAGACATGCATTCATTGTGCGACAGCTTCTTAAGAGCATATGCTTGAGTCGTACCCATCATTAATGAAACATCCTGACTTCGAGTCGTGACGATAACTCTGCTTTGAGGAGCCCCTGCTTCGAAAGGACCCCAAAACAGAGTCCATTCCTCATAGTTCTGGGTCCACACATCATCTAGGACAACTAAAAACTTATTTCCAGACAACTTTTGCTTCAATTTTACTTGAAGCACATTTAAATCTTTATCATCACCACCATCGCCCAGTTGAAGAAGAAATGTTTTTGTGACCCTGGAAACATCAAAATCTTCACCAACAGACACCCAGGCTTTTAAATCAAACTCCAACATGGGATCATTGTAGACTAGCTGAGCTAGAGTTGTCTTGCCAAGGCCTCCCATCCCAACTATGGAGATCACAGATACCTGGGCATCACTTGTCTCAGCATTCAACAATTTCAACATCGCCTTCTTATCTTCCTCCCTACCATAAACCTTTGCTTCATTAACCAAAGAGGTTGCGGGTGGTCTTTCTGTCACATGGCTTACCCTCCTCGTAGTATATTCTGCTAAACGGAGTTCATCTTTCTGCTTTA
This region of Manihot esculenta cultivar AM560-2 chromosome 10, M.esculenta_v8, whole genome shotgun sequence genomic DNA includes:
- the LOC110607998 gene encoding putative disease resistance RPP13-like protein 1; its protein translation is MEFALAAAGSILSVCFQGLLDRLNSIDLMKYVGQGQVLAQLMKWEKILKRIYAVLEDAEEKQTANRLVQIWLSDLRDLAYDLEDIIDELATEVQQRKLEDEPVHPKNKVHKFFCVMCGGGNLNLNTIKFNVEMVAKIEETSARLDEIIKQKDELRLAEYTTRRVSHVTERPPATSLVNEAKVYGREEDKKAMLKLLNAETSDAQVSVISIVGMGGLGKTTLAQLVYNDPMLEFDLKAWVSVGEDFDVSRVTKTFLLQLGDGGDDKDLNVLQVKLKQKLSGNKFLVVLDDVWTQNYEEWTLFWGPFEAGAPQSRVIVTTRSQDVSLMMGTTQAYALKKLSHNECMSVFAQHALGANNFDAHLELKQMGEEIVKRCGGLPLAAKALGGILRGKPNPDLWKEVLRNEIWELPDDKSNILPALRVSYLHLPPHLKRCFSYCAILPKDREFDRNELVLLWMAEGFLYDKKKMKDSEDLGRKYFDDLLSRSFFQQSIDDKSKYLMHDLIIELACYVSGETCLHMVDKLESTKPYAKIRHSSFIPHYTDTAQRFQSFYGMKNLRTFLSMRKDWIRCYITSKVVHELVPKLKCLRSLSLAGYYIEGLPNSIGDLKHLRYLNLSRTPIRRLPESVDKLFNLQTLILRDCDELIELPKGICNLLNLQHLDIIGTRKLKEMPPHIGNLTSLCVLTKFIVGKSNGRITELKKLCDLRGQLHITSLENVEVEDIRDAGFANLKDNPGITELHLEWAEADEHFDDSRKSSHEEQVLDSIQPHQSLLRLSITSFGGRKFPSWIGERSFSGMVQVELWKCRQMTSLPPLGRLKSLKKLSIGDMSGMKEVGVEFYEDDSCFSCLEELEIRSMGEWELWAWSNGLVEDSVPKFPKLHHLQIRNCPKLVGKLPTSLPSLENLFIVDCPLLVELPKVLPSLTRLHFAKCKIRSVTNATSLTRLKYLEIKLCDALVSLVDGEPGLLPCNLEVLKIFECPNLKELPSGLKDLKSLKYLSIRECRSLVSFPTRGLPHNMISLLISSCESLESMSEGIVCPSNYSGETSHLEELYISGCESLRCSSNGKFPYSLKTLRIHNWTPQFLNSLYCGLSHLTELHIVECPQLESFPGKELPLPSLISLTIAHCEGLRSLSNHMQDFQSLQKLEIWNCHQLELFPKMGLPNPNLVSFQISWCKNLRSLPNQMQNLTSLQSIDISECEGMETLGEGCLPPNLTSLHIRQCLNMKQPMLEWGLHRLASLRSLALDGDSTGDIISFPDNDGFLLPTALTYLYIIRFENLKSISRGIQKLTSLKTLSIWRCPKLQSFPAEGLPATLEGLSIHSCPLLLDRCLKDKGGDYWPIISDIPCVAVPPS